A window of Bacteroidales bacterium contains these coding sequences:
- a CDS encoding BNR-repeat neuraminidase N-terminal domain-containing protein, with protein sequence MSFSKKILSFLIFVLLPYFYVNAAVTITVASGGESLCSGSYTTLGNITISENNNADLSKQTDAKLVISAPSGYEFKAGSGSYYFESAKNISAMAINVTTSSITITYTTDNTNKLDFFYISGIQVKASNVSPVAASGNMIKTLGSPTDASIVGMTNGSTSFGTLTQAAAMAYSSSAVTQNNTANVDVGTSNNDIIGIQVVVSGACGTGPTATSFALSTTGSTDAANDISSAKIYYTGSTSTFSASNLFGTQASPNGSFTINGSQTLVTGTNYFWLAYNVSGFAKTTNILDAECTSVTVGGSSYTPSPSTISGSRTIGIGTITSNGTGGGNWSSGSSWTGGVAPSSANHVTILNGDAITLTADASCIDLNINGGATGGSLNLSSFQLTISGNLTVTSPGTLTTTCNSKLVVVDYGSKSQITLPSSVTMLQKITLNRTAGVTCNHNLNLSTCVPGDSVVIVLTKGVLSMTSGAKLLLNSIAIKLDINTTDNSYVDGIVSRTVATGGKMYIFPVGNSGKSRRFGIAQHSGADGVHDVQFIYASPVNYNYINYGFLPGGIIDKYYWKHVNVSGGNPQRRIYYKDSDFPELSSAQRIAYLTLANNKVSTSTDEWTKPTTGWMVDDTYKYCQFTGANASNNEYWTFGSTNATAILPVSIIYFNASTSDNEVKLSWATASEINNDYFTVEKSIDGVNFESLTNIDGSGNSNSIISYNASDDNPYNGISYYRLKQTDFDGRYSYSDVIFVNNSKENNILVYPNPVNDIINISLPENYDIINIEAYNALGIKVFSKTIESKNFYNNIFSINVKETLKNGVYLFNITTNNKSNIFRIVVNNN encoded by the coding sequence ATGAGCTTTTCAAAGAAAATATTATCCTTTTTAATATTTGTTTTGTTACCATATTTTTATGTAAATGCTGCTGTTACTATAACTGTAGCTTCAGGTGGCGAAAGTTTGTGTTCGGGTTCTTATACTACTTTGGGGAATATAACTATTTCAGAAAATAATAATGCTGATTTATCAAAGCAAACGGATGCAAAGCTTGTAATAAGTGCTCCTTCAGGTTATGAATTTAAAGCAGGTTCCGGTTCTTATTATTTTGAATCTGCAAAAAATATTTCAGCAATGGCAATTAATGTTACTACTTCTTCCATTACAATAACATATACAACAGATAATACAAATAAACTGGATTTCTTTTACATATCAGGTATACAAGTTAAAGCAAGTAATGTATCTCCGGTGGCTGCATCTGGAAATATGATAAAAACGTTGGGTTCTCCTACTGATGCTTCAATTGTTGGGATGACAAATGGTTCTACAAGTTTTGGGACATTAACACAAGCTGCTGCTATGGCATATTCTTCAAGTGCAGTTACTCAGAACAATACAGCGAATGTTGATGTTGGAACTTCAAATAATGATATAATTGGAATTCAGGTTGTTGTTAGTGGCGCTTGTGGTACAGGACCTACTGCAACTTCATTTGCATTAAGCACTACTGGGTCGACAGATGCTGCTAATGATATTTCATCGGCAAAAATATATTATACCGGAAGTACATCAACTTTTTCGGCTTCTAACTTATTCGGAACACAGGCAAGTCCAAATGGAAGTTTTACTATTAATGGTTCACAAACATTGGTTACAGGAACAAATTATTTTTGGCTTGCATACAATGTTTCTGGTTTTGCAAAAACTACAAATATATTGGATGCTGAATGTACTTCGGTTACTGTTGGTGGATCATCTTATACGCCATCACCTTCAACAATTTCAGGTTCAAGAACAATAGGCATAGGAACAATTACAAGCAATGGCACTGGAGGCGGAAATTGGAGCAGTGGTTCTTCATGGACTGGAGGCGTAGCCCCAAGTTCAGCAAATCATGTTACAATACTTAATGGTGATGCAATTACCTTAACTGCCGATGCTTCATGTATTGACCTTAATATTAATGGTGGCGCAACAGGTGGAAGTTTAAATTTAAGTTCATTCCAACTTACGATATCAGGTAATTTAACAGTTACAAGTCCGGGAACATTAACAACTACCTGTAATTCGAAATTAGTAGTTGTTGATTATGGTTCAAAATCGCAAATTACATTGCCTTCAAGTGTAACAATGCTTCAGAAAATTACTTTAAATAGGACCGCGGGAGTTACATGCAATCATAATCTTAATCTTTCAACTTGTGTTCCTGGCGATAGTGTTGTAATTGTTTTAACTAAAGGTGTGCTATCAATGACTTCCGGCGCCAAACTGCTATTAAATTCAATTGCCATTAAACTAGATATAAACACAACAGATAATTCTTATGTTGATGGAATAGTATCGCGAACGGTCGCAACCGGGGGAAAGATGTATATTTTCCCGGTAGGTAATAGTGGAAAATCAAGAAGATTTGGAATTGCTCAGCATTCGGGAGCTGATGGAGTGCATGATGTTCAGTTTATCTATGCATCACCAGTTAATTACAATTATATTAATTATGGTTTTCTGCCGGGAGGTATAATTGATAAATATTATTGGAAACATGTAAATGTATCAGGAGGTAATCCTCAACGCAGAATCTATTATAAGGATAGTGATTTTCCAGAATTAAGCTCTGCGCAAAGAATAGCATACTTAACATTAGCAAATAATAAGGTTTCTACTTCAACCGATGAATGGACAAAGCCAACAACAGGGTGGATGGTTGATGACACTTATAAATATTGTCAGTTCACAGGGGCTAATGCTTCAAATAACGAATATTGGACATTCGGCTCTACTAATGCAACAGCAATTTTACCGGTTTCAATTATTTATTTTAATGCCTCAACTTCAGATAATGAAGTTAAGTTATCGTGGGCTACTGCTTCTGAAATCAACAACGATTATTTTACAGTGGAAAAATCAATTGATGGAGTAAACTTTGAAAGTCTTACTAATATTGATGGTTCAGGAAATAGCAATAGCATAATTTCATATAATGCTTCTGATGATAATCCTTATAATGGCATTTCATATTACAGGCTAAAACAAACTGATTTTGATGGTAGGTACTCATATTCTGATGTTATATTTGTAAATAATAGTAAAGAAAATAATATTTTAGTTTATCCTAATCCCGTTAATGATATTATAAATATATCCTTACCGGAAAATTATGATATAATCAATATTGAAGCATACAATGCGCTTGGAATAAAAGTATTTTCTAAAACTATTGAAAGTAAAAATTTTTATAATAATATTTTTAGTATTAATGTAAAAGAAACTTTGAAAAATGGGGTTTATCTGTTCAATATAACTACAAATAATAAATCAAATATATTCAGGATTGTAGTGAATAATAATTAA
- a CDS encoding NAD(P)H-dependent oxidoreductase subunit E, which translates to MRVSRIKNKKEEKLEKKIDVSLLDPFIKKYKNEKGNLIPLLQHAQELYGYLPQEAFHKLERETQLTLNDMYGVASFYAQFSLFPKGKYIIKMCTGTACHVKGSNTLVEFIHEKLKTSETKHTTEDGLFTVEIVSCLGACGLAPVMVINEKVYGKVTSKMCEEIVEDIIKKENQ; encoded by the coding sequence ATGCGAGTTTCAAGAATAAAAAATAAAAAAGAAGAAAAGCTAGAAAAAAAAATAGATGTGTCGTTATTAGATCCATTTATTAAAAAATACAAAAACGAAAAAGGAAATTTAATCCCTTTACTTCAGCATGCACAAGAGCTATACGGCTATTTGCCGCAAGAAGCTTTTCACAAATTAGAAAGGGAAACTCAATTAACATTAAACGATATGTATGGTGTTGCCAGTTTTTATGCTCAGTTTTCCTTGTTCCCAAAAGGAAAATATATCATTAAAATGTGCACAGGAACTGCTTGTCATGTAAAAGGGTCAAATACGCTCGTTGAATTTATTCACGAAAAATTAAAAACAAGCGAAACAAAACATACTACCGAAGATGGTTTATTTACAGTAGAAATAGTAAGCTGTCTTGGTGCATGTGGCTTAGCTCCGGTAATGGTGATAAACGAAAAAGTATATGGAAAAGTTACTTCAAAAATGTGTGAAGAAATTGTTGAAGATATTATTAAAAAAGAAAATCAGTAG
- a CDS encoding NADH-ubiquinone oxidoreductase-F iron-sulfur binding region domain-containing protein, whose translation MKYISKKDIEDIKERYLKKASLIHKHIVICAGTGCIANGSLLVYQAMIEALEVTGLSKVVDLTLDIHEDDNSVYLSRSGCQGFCAQGPLVTIFPDEIMYVKVKPEDALEIIQKTLVKKELIDRLLYINPSNEEISKGPSEIPFYNQQNRLVLGECGKVDPESIEEYISHGGYIAAEKAFNQLTDKEICDMILQSGLRGRGGGGFSTGQKWELTRLAQSDKKYVICNGDEGDPGAFMDRSLMEGNPHRIVEGIMIAAKAINADEAYVYVRAEYPLAVKRMKKAIEDAHKMGILGSHVFGSKQHINIHVMEGAGAFVCGEETALIGSIEGHRGMPNRKPPYPSQKGLFGKSTVINNVETLATVPLIIKNGPEWINSIGTEKSKGTKIFALTGHVANTGLIEVPFGTTLREIIYNVGGGIVDKTVSGETIKFKAVQMGGPSGGCIPEHLLDTIVDYDSVIATGAIMGSGGLVVMDENTCMVDMARFFLDFTQKESCGKCTFCRIGSKRMLEILLRITQGEGKQGDIELLEELSEQITKSSLCGLGQTAPNPVLTTLKYFKHEYEAHIRDKKCPAKKCKPLITYEINSGKCTGCTACKKACPVSAISGERKLPHLIDQSLCTKCGMCYSKCKFQAITIG comes from the coding sequence ATGAAATATATTAGTAAAAAAGATATTGAAGATATTAAAGAACGTTATTTAAAGAAAGCTTCTCTAATTCATAAACATATTGTTATTTGTGCCGGTACAGGATGTATTGCAAATGGTTCTTTGTTGGTTTATCAAGCAATGATAGAAGCACTCGAAGTAACGGGCTTATCTAAGGTGGTAGATTTAACACTTGATATTCATGAAGATGATAATTCTGTTTACCTCTCTCGCAGCGGATGTCAAGGGTTTTGCGCACAGGGACCTTTAGTTACTATTTTCCCCGATGAGATAATGTACGTAAAAGTGAAACCGGAAGATGCACTAGAAATTATACAAAAAACGCTTGTCAAAAAAGAATTAATTGACCGCCTTTTATATATTAATCCTTCCAATGAAGAAATTAGTAAAGGGCCATCGGAAATTCCTTTTTATAATCAACAAAATAGGCTTGTTTTAGGAGAATGTGGAAAGGTAGATCCAGAAAGTATTGAAGAATATATTTCACATGGTGGATATATTGCAGCCGAAAAAGCTTTTAATCAACTTACCGATAAAGAAATCTGCGATATGATTCTTCAATCTGGGCTTAGAGGTCGTGGTGGTGGTGGATTTTCTACCGGTCAAAAATGGGAACTTACGCGCTTAGCACAGAGTGATAAAAAATATGTAATTTGTAATGGAGATGAAGGGGATCCGGGTGCTTTTATGGATAGAAGTCTTATGGAGGGGAATCCACACCGAATTGTGGAGGGTATTATGATAGCTGCTAAAGCGATAAATGCAGATGAAGCTTATGTATATGTAAGAGCAGAATACCCCCTTGCCGTGAAGCGTATGAAAAAAGCCATTGAAGACGCTCATAAAATGGGAATTTTAGGGAGTCATGTTTTTGGTTCAAAGCAGCATATTAATATTCATGTTATGGAAGGAGCCGGTGCCTTTGTCTGTGGAGAAGAAACAGCATTAATCGGTTCTATTGAAGGACATAGAGGAATGCCTAATCGAAAACCTCCTTATCCATCTCAAAAAGGACTTTTTGGGAAATCAACGGTAATAAACAATGTAGAAACATTGGCGACTGTTCCTTTAATTATTAAAAACGGCCCCGAATGGATTAATTCAATTGGTACAGAGAAATCGAAAGGAACTAAAATATTTGCCCTAACAGGTCATGTTGCCAATACCGGACTTATAGAAGTGCCTTTTGGCACTACCCTTCGTGAAATTATATACAACGTTGGAGGTGGAATTGTAGATAAAACAGTATCAGGAGAAACAATTAAGTTTAAAGCCGTACAAATGGGTGGCCCTTCGGGTGGTTGTATCCCAGAGCATCTTCTCGATACTATTGTTGATTATGATTCAGTTATTGCAACTGGTGCTATTATGGGCTCCGGAGGCTTGGTGGTGATGGACGAAAATACGTGTATGGTTGATATGGCAAGGTTTTTCCTCGATTTCACACAGAAAGAAAGTTGTGGAAAATGCACCTTTTGTCGTATTGGAAGCAAAAGAATGCTTGAAATATTGCTTAGAATTACTCAAGGGGAAGGGAAACAAGGGGATATCGAATTATTAGAAGAGCTAAGCGAACAGATAACTAAAAGCAGTCTCTGCGGGCTTGGGCAAACAGCGCCAAATCCGGTTCTTACTACATTAAAATATTTTAAACATGAGTACGAAGCACATATTAGAGATAAAAAATGTCCGGCAAAAAAATGCAAGCCTTTAATAACGTATGAAATAAATTCCGGAAAATGTACCGGTTGTACTGCATGTAAAAAAGCATGCCCCGTTTCGGCTATCTCCGGAGAACGTAAATTACCTCATTTAATAGATCAATCGCTTTGTACAAAATGTGGTATGTGTTATAGTAAATGTAAATTCCAAGCGATTACAATTGGATAA
- a CDS encoding FAD-dependent oxidoreductase, with the protein MNDINVVLNGKNIKGNKGEYILSLAKRNGFEIPSLCFDERLDPYSSCFVCVVEIEGMKNLQPACSTRIMEGMKINTINEKVFKARKTALELLLSNHYADCLGPCKQTCPAGVDVQGYISYIEKGMYHEAVALIKETNPLPAICGRVCVRPCEVACRRNLLNEGTAVGIDYMKRFAADYDLFSSNKYKPTIPAATGKKIAIIGAGPGGLSAAFFLRKYGHEVDIYEAAPLAGGWLRYGIPEYRLPNDILQKEVDNITEMGVRIFFNQKLGENISYKTLKNKYDSLVLAIGSQKGTSIGCEGDDAINCLSGIDFLKAMELSGKRYDFKGKTVAVVGGGNTAMDCCRSSIRCGAKKVYVIYRRTEKEMPANPIEIHESKLEGVEYIFLTAPVKVNKDKEGKIKSMTCVKMELGEPDASGRRRPVVVEGSEFNMEMDYAIAAIGQKTNINFLEDINTNCDKGELNATKWGDVDANPLTLQTGIASVFACGDGVSGPATLIQAVAQAKIASLSCHQYLTNLAIQPLQKEFISKKDNFKLQIAEDYVGKFLTQMREEMPTLNPKERNNFKEVELGYKNEKIAQHEAARCLECGCVEYYDCDLKKYATEYGAEQNKFKGKYNESPVDFHHPFIEIDNNKCVLCSRCIRICKEVVGANALGLVKRGFDTYVAPAMGKRLQDTTCESCGLCISACPTGAITENVLFKPGPFKLDKIETICNYCSVGCAVTIHHKNGFSMKITGREGIVNTDGNICKYAKFGYTYINDKNRITKPLIKEGNKFTEISFEKAFGIIEEKIKNVKADENAFFAGARLSNEEMYLIQKLARAGAKTNQVASFHYLNRENGLLNNSCANVPFNQIKEASRIYLLGSEINMDNAVVGFMIQNTRVKNNIPVELITNKSNSRMINKVDKLLQIKSYYYFVKALNHYILSNELENKLFIKNNCDGFDKYRTNLLKENYSELVKKAGITNELVTKFAQDYNKELNAILVFSEKELSANACQEIFNLSILTGKLGKTANGIISLKEKNNSQGLLDMGISPERGVGGISITDKGLIEKMKTQWGINELPLSRDINVKEQLHQGKFKNIVVFGEDPIGCAIEPKAVRNWFAKAEFVVVQDYFLTETSKQANLILPASFPFETGGTFTNTQKVIQKFEKQFQSNMEYDSNAQLIKLIEKFGIKGIIEPSEVISEIIQMLPEPNNTKKYSFAETTEENRFRLFDYGCDALVKYFEDKYVELLNNEKNS; encoded by the coding sequence ATGAATGATATAAATGTTGTTTTAAACGGAAAGAATATAAAAGGAAATAAAGGAGAATATATTCTTTCTCTTGCAAAAAGAAATGGATTTGAAATACCTTCTTTATGTTTCGATGAAAGGTTAGACCCGTATTCTTCTTGTTTCGTTTGTGTAGTTGAAATAGAAGGAATGAAAAACTTACAACCGGCTTGTTCCACCCGAATTATGGAAGGAATGAAAATAAATACTATCAACGAAAAAGTATTTAAAGCACGGAAAACAGCCTTAGAATTGTTGTTAAGTAATCATTATGCTGATTGTTTAGGCCCCTGTAAACAAACATGCCCTGCCGGTGTTGATGTACAAGGATATATTTCTTATATTGAAAAAGGAATGTATCATGAGGCTGTTGCCTTAATAAAAGAAACAAATCCACTTCCTGCTATCTGCGGACGTGTTTGTGTTCGCCCCTGTGAAGTTGCTTGTAGAAGAAATTTGCTAAACGAAGGAACCGCGGTTGGAATTGACTACATGAAACGATTTGCTGCCGATTATGATTTGTTTTCTTCAAATAAATATAAACCTACTATACCAGCAGCTACTGGAAAAAAAATAGCCATTATTGGTGCAGGCCCTGGAGGATTATCTGCTGCCTTTTTCCTTCGCAAATACGGACATGAAGTAGATATTTACGAAGCAGCTCCTTTAGCCGGAGGTTGGCTAAGATATGGCATCCCCGAATATCGACTACCTAACGATATTTTACAAAAAGAAGTCGATAATATTACAGAAATGGGTGTTCGTATTTTCTTTAATCAGAAACTAGGAGAGAATATCTCATATAAAACATTAAAAAATAAATATGATTCTTTGGTTCTTGCTATCGGTTCTCAAAAAGGAACATCAATTGGTTGCGAAGGCGATGATGCTATCAATTGCTTGTCGGGTATCGATTTCTTAAAAGCAATGGAACTTAGTGGTAAAAGATATGATTTTAAAGGGAAAACAGTTGCTGTTGTTGGGGGTGGAAATACGGCGATGGACTGCTGTCGGTCTTCTATTCGTTGCGGAGCAAAAAAAGTGTATGTAATTTATAGAAGAACAGAAAAAGAAATGCCTGCTAATCCCATTGAAATTCATGAATCGAAATTAGAAGGGGTAGAATATATTTTCCTTACAGCTCCTGTAAAAGTGAATAAGGATAAAGAAGGAAAAATTAAATCCATGACCTGTGTTAAGATGGAATTAGGAGAACCGGACGCATCTGGAAGGAGAAGACCGGTTGTTGTGGAAGGCTCTGAATTTAATATGGAAATGGATTATGCCATCGCCGCAATAGGACAAAAAACAAATATTAATTTTTTAGAAGATATAAATACAAATTGCGATAAAGGGGAGTTAAATGCAACAAAATGGGGCGATGTAGATGCAAACCCGCTAACATTACAAACCGGGATAGCCTCTGTTTTTGCCTGTGGTGATGGAGTAAGCGGACCGGCTACATTAATTCAGGCAGTAGCACAAGCTAAAATAGCGTCTTTAAGTTGTCATCAGTATTTAACAAATCTTGCAATTCAACCTTTACAAAAAGAATTTATCAGTAAAAAAGATAATTTTAAACTTCAAATTGCAGAAGATTATGTAGGGAAATTTCTAACACAAATGCGCGAAGAAATGCCAACCTTAAATCCAAAAGAACGGAACAATTTTAAAGAAGTTGAATTAGGATATAAAAATGAAAAGATAGCTCAACATGAAGCAGCCAGATGTCTTGAATGTGGCTGTGTTGAATATTATGATTGCGATTTAAAAAAATATGCAACGGAGTATGGTGCCGAACAGAATAAATTTAAAGGAAAATATAACGAATCGCCCGTCGATTTTCATCATCCATTTATTGAAATAGATAATAATAAATGTGTTCTTTGTTCTCGATGTATTCGTATTTGTAAGGAAGTTGTAGGCGCAAATGCATTGGGTTTGGTAAAGAGAGGATTTGATACCTATGTAGCTCCGGCTATGGGCAAAAGATTGCAAGATACGACATGTGAATCCTGTGGATTATGTATATCTGCATGTCCTACAGGTGCAATTACTGAAAATGTATTGTTTAAACCGGGTCCCTTTAAACTCGATAAAATAGAAACAATTTGTAATTATTGTTCGGTAGGTTGTGCAGTAACAATTCATCATAAAAATGGCTTTTCCATGAAAATAACAGGCAGAGAAGGAATCGTTAATACAGACGGGAATATATGTAAATACGCCAAATTCGGTTATACCTATATAAATGATAAAAACAGAATAACAAAACCACTTATTAAAGAAGGAAATAAGTTTACTGAAATTTCTTTTGAAAAAGCATTTGGAATTATTGAAGAAAAAATTAAAAATGTAAAAGCCGATGAAAATGCTTTTTTTGCTGGTGCACGCTTGTCGAACGAAGAAATGTACCTTATCCAAAAATTGGCAAGAGCCGGAGCAAAAACAAATCAGGTAGCATCATTCCATTATTTAAATAGAGAGAACGGACTTCTTAATAATTCGTGTGCAAACGTTCCTTTTAATCAGATAAAAGAAGCAAGTCGAATTTATTTATTGGGTTCTGAAATAAATATGGATAATGCGGTTGTGGGCTTCATGATTCAAAATACAAGAGTTAAAAATAATATTCCTGTTGAATTAATAACTAATAAATCAAATAGTAGGATGATTAATAAAGTAGATAAGCTACTTCAAATAAAATCATATTATTATTTCGTAAAAGCACTTAATCATTATATCCTTTCCAACGAATTAGAAAATAAATTGTTTATTAAGAATAATTGCGATGGATTTGATAAATATAGAACAAATTTATTGAAAGAAAATTATTCGGAACTGGTTAAAAAAGCAGGAATTACGAATGAATTAGTCACTAAATTTGCACAGGATTATAATAAAGAATTAAATGCCATTCTTGTTTTTTCGGAAAAGGAATTATCTGCAAATGCATGTCAGGAAATATTTAATCTATCTATCCTTACCGGAAAATTAGGGAAAACAGCTAATGGAATTATTTCATTAAAAGAAAAAAATAATTCGCAAGGGTTATTAGATATGGGAATAAGTCCGGAACGGGGTGTTGGCGGTATTTCGATTACCGATAAAGGATTAATTGAAAAAATGAAAACGCAATGGGGTATAAATGAATTACCCCTATCGAGAGATATAAATGTGAAAGAGCAATTACATCAAGGGAAATTTAAAAATATAGTTGTATTTGGAGAAGACCCTATTGGATGTGCTATAGAACCGAAAGCAGTACGTAATTGGTTTGCTAAGGCCGAGTTTGTAGTTGTTCAGGATTATTTTTTAACCGAAACATCTAAACAGGCGAATTTAATTTTACCTGCTTCTTTCCCTTTCGAAACGGGAGGTACATTTACCAATACGCAAAAAGTAATTCAAAAATTTGAAAAACAATTCCAATCAAATATGGAATATGATTCAAACGCACAGTTAATAAAGCTAATTGAAAAATTTGGGATAAAAGGAATAATAGAACCGTCGGAAGTTATATCAGAAATAATTCAAATGTTACCCGAACCAAATAATACTAAAAAATATTCTTTTGCTGAAACAACAGAAGAAAATAGATTCCGACTATTTGATTACGGATGTGACGCCTTAGTCAAATATTTTGAAGATAAATATGTTGAATTATTGAATAACGAAAAAAATAGTTAA
- a CDS encoding ferritin family protein, translating to MKEFENIQDILTFAINQEQEAVDFYNDLSSRSVNREMKEIFQQFAREEMQHKAKLLAIEEQGFFDNSIEKIIDLKISDYIVQVHYTPQMTYQDALVLAMKKEKSAFKLYYNLSEKAPNAELKNLFLMLAQEESKHKLRFEIEYDEYVLKEN from the coding sequence ATGAAAGAATTCGAAAACATACAAGATATTTTAACTTTTGCAATTAATCAGGAACAAGAAGCAGTCGATTTTTATAACGACCTTTCCTCTCGCTCAGTTAACCGCGAAATGAAAGAAATATTTCAACAGTTTGCCAGAGAAGAAATGCAACATAAGGCAAAGTTACTTGCAATAGAAGAACAAGGATTTTTTGATAATTCAATCGAAAAAATAATTGATTTAAAAATTTCCGATTATATTGTTCAGGTACATTATACACCTCAAATGACTTATCAAGATGCGCTGGTTTTAGCAATGAAAAAAGAAAAATCGGCATTTAAATTATATTATAATCTTTCAGAAAAAGCTCCAAATGCTGAATTAAAAAACCTTTTCTTGATGTTAGCACAAGAAGAGTCGAAGCATAAACTTCGTTTTGAAATTGAGTACGACGAATATGTTTTAAAAGAAAATTAA
- a CDS encoding collagen-like protein, with the protein MKKSGITILSVLFLLFLVEVIHAQVPQAFNYQAVARDGSGELLKNETIGIKIIIHQGSSSGTIVYSETHTSTTNQFGLFTIAVGQGTPIGAAFSTIDWSTGNYWLQVQMDPAGGTTFTNMGVDQLLTVPYAMYAANAGVPGATGATGVTGVTGPTGATGLDGVNGVTGATGTDGATGATGPLVAGTFGETLMHNGTDWIADSNLYNDGTKIGINTKELDYDLNVKSSVRIGSANSTISYLIIDKTAAANHAFLDFRTSGSDNWIIGTYSSNDLRLIDWTNGYSSNAAFIIKKSTNEVGIGTNTPSSKLDVAGTITISGANTNELNRNQTGSANLTPIAYGNITSAGGINTDASTSNFTCTRSGIGQYSITISGETYSWTKYTTIATINTSSPCFIITNSVSGNLIIYTYDISGTLTDEPFEFIVYKP; encoded by the coding sequence ATGAAAAAATCAGGTATAACAATTTTAAGTGTTTTATTTTTACTGTTTCTTGTTGAAGTGATTCATGCACAAGTACCACAAGCATTCAATTACCAGGCAGTAGCTCGTGACGGATCAGGTGAATTATTGAAAAATGAAACGATTGGAATTAAAATAATAATTCATCAAGGCTCATCATCCGGTACAATTGTATATTCAGAAACCCACACCTCTACAACAAATCAATTTGGATTATTTACAATAGCCGTAGGACAGGGTACTCCTATTGGTGCCGCATTTAGTACGATAGATTGGAGTACGGGAAATTATTGGTTACAGGTGCAAATGGATCCTGCTGGTGGTACAACATTTACTAATATGGGTGTTGATCAATTATTAACGGTTCCTTATGCTATGTATGCTGCAAATGCAGGTGTACCAGGTGCAACAGGTGCAACAGGTGTAACTGGTGTAACCGGGCCTACCGGAGCAACTGGTCTTGATGGAGTAAACGGAGTTACAGGCGCTACAGGTACTGATGGTGCAACCGGAGCAACTGGACCATTGGTAGCCGGTACATTCGGAGAAACATTAATGCATAATGGTACTGATTGGATAGCCGATAGTAATCTTTATAATGATGGAACTAAAATTGGCATTAATACAAAAGAATTAGATTATGATTTAAATGTTAAATCTTCTGTCAGAATTGGATCAGCAAATAGTACTATATCATATTTAATCATTGATAAAACAGCTGCTGCCAATCATGCATTTTTAGATTTTAGAACTTCGGGTTCTGATAATTGGATAATTGGAACATACAGTAGTAATGATCTAAGGTTGATTGACTGGACCAATGGTTATTCATCAAATGCTGCATTTATAATTAAAAAATCTACTAATGAAGTTGGTATAGGAACAAATACACCTTCAAGCAAACTGGATGTTGCCGGTACTATTACTATAAGTGGCGCCAATACAAATGAATTAAATCGTAATCAAACGGGTAGCGCTAATCTTACGCCGATAGCTTACGGAAATATTACTTCAGCCGGTGGTATAAATACTGATGCCAGTACTTCTAATTTTACCTGTACGCGTTCAGGTATTGGTCAATACTCAATAACAATATCCGGAGAAACTTATTCCTGGACTAAATATACTACTATTGCAACAATAAACACTTCGAGCCCTTGTTTCATAATAACCAACAGTGTAAGCGGTAATCTAATAATTTATACATATGATATTTCAGGTACTTTAACTGATGAACCTTTTGAATTTATTGTTTACAAACCATAA
- a CDS encoding T9SS type A sorting domain-containing protein, with translation MKNKNLIFISMFSLMSIFSIQAQTLTPTVISSAGGFYSSSNAMLSFTVAEMTMVQTFSVTNNILTQGFQQPEDFVVGIIEPVKNSGEFTTYPNPTSGLFTLSFLGIANGSCDIKLYNLVGQIMLTKNISQNAGLNSVDFDISNMSQGIYLLELSTVDLKGIKQINYHKINLVY, from the coding sequence ATGAAGAACAAAAATTTAATTTTTATTTCGATGTTTAGTTTGATGAGCATTTTTAGTATTCAGGCTCAAACATTAACACCTACAGTTATTTCTTCAGCCGGAGGATTTTATTCATCTTCAAATGCAATGTTATCTTTTACCGTTGCCGAAATGACTATGGTGCAAACTTTTTCTGTTACAAATAATATCTTAACCCAGGGTTTTCAGCAACCCGAAGATTTTGTTGTTGGTATTATAGAGCCTGTTAAAAACTCAGGAGAATTTACAACTTATCCCAATCCAACATCAGGATTGTTCACACTTTCTTTTTTAGGAATCGCTAACGGAAGTTGTGATATAAAATTATATAACCTTGTTGGACAAATTATGCTTACGAAAAATATATCTCAAAATGCAGGATTAAATTCTGTTGATTTTGATATTAGCAATATGAGTCAGGGTATTTATTTACTTGAATTATCAACTGTAGATTTAAAAGGAATCAAACAAATCAATTATCATAAAATAAATTTAGTATATTAA